A region of Anolis sagrei isolate rAnoSag1 chromosome 2, rAnoSag1.mat, whole genome shotgun sequence DNA encodes the following proteins:
- the RFT1 gene encoding man(5)GlcNAc(2)-PP-dolichol translocation protein RFT1 isoform X1, whose product MASSQDALRETTRLASSSALLQVLFRLITFGLNAFTLRYVSKEIIGLVNVRLMLLYSTVVFLAREAFRRACMSGNTRRNWTKTFNLLWLTVPLGVCWSLFLGWVWLDVLEVPDENTVPHYNFGVVAFGLSAVIELLGEPFWVLAHVHLFVKLKVIAESLSIICKCFFTVILVVLYPHWGLYIFSLAQLFYTSILVLCYVIYFMKFLGSPEATKKSFPVSRITSVLPNFGEDEEFVNWKEARLTWSFFKQSFLKQVLTEGERYVMTFLNVLNFGDQGVYDIVNNLGSLAARFIFLPIEESFYVYFAKVLERGKDIKLQKQDDISMAAAVLESLLKLVFLVGLTITVFGYAYSQLALDFYGGSMLSVGSGPSLLRCYSFYVLLIAVNGVTECFTFASMSKEEVDRYNFVMLALSLIFLFMSYFLTYWQGSIGFILANCFNMGIRIAHSIHYIYKYFEKSPYRPLKGLLISRLLIVVYIISGVATGVSEVFLCCDKGWMSRLIHIAVGTACFIATLATIFFTETKLIQFVRTHILSRYSKEGIK is encoded by the exons ATGGCGAGCTCGCAGGACGCGCTCAGGGAGACAACCCGGCTGGCCTCCTCCAGCGCCCTCTTGCAG gtaCTGTTCCGGCTAATTACTTTTGGGTTAAATGCTTTTACGTTGCGATATGTATCAAAAGAAATTATTGGCCTTGTGAATGTAAG gtTGATGCTGCTTTATTCAACAGTTGTTTTCTTAGCCAGAGAGGCATTTCGCAGAGCTTGCATGAGTGGAAATACCAGGAGAAACTGGACCAAAACATTTAATCTTTTGTGGCTAAC TGTCCCCTTGGGTGTGTGTTGGTCTCTCTTCCTGGGATGGGTCTGGCTAGATGTACTTGAAGTCCCTGATGAAAATACTGTCCCTCACTATAACTTTGGAGTAGTTGCCTTTGGCCTTTCTGCTGTGATTGAACTCCTGGGTGAACCTTTTTGGGTTTTAGCACATGTGCACTTATTTGTAAAACTGAAG GTAATTGCTGAAAGTCTGTCAATCATTTGCAAATGTTTTTTTACGGTTATTCTAGTGGTCCTGTACCCTCATTGGGGGCTATACATTTTTTCTTTGGCTCAG CTTTTCTATACCAGCATTTTGGTGTTATGCTATGTAAtatatttcatgaagtttctgggctCTCCCGAAGCAACTAAAAAATCATTCCCTGTTTCACGGATTACATCTGTTTTACCTAATTTTGGAGAAGATGAA GAATTTGTAAACTGGAAAGAAGCCAGATTGACCTGGAGTTTTTTTAAACAATCATTTCTGAAACAAGTTTTAACAGAGG GTGAGAGATATGTGATGACTTTTCTGAATGTGTTGAATTTTGGAGACCAGG GTGTATATGACATAGTGAATAACCTCGGTTCTCTGGCTGCTAGATTTATATTTTTACCAATAGAGGAGAGTTTTTATGTTTACTTTGCTAAAGTTCTGGAACGAGGGAAAGATATCAAGCTGCAGAAACAG GATGATATTTCCATGGCAGCAGCTGTATTAGAATCATTGCTAAAACTAGTTTTTCTGGTTGGCCTGACTATTACAGTTTTTGGTTATGCGTATTCTCAGTTGGCGCTGGATTTTTACGGAGGCTCCATGCTCAGTGTTGGATCAG GTCCAAGTCTCCTACGTTGTTATAGTTTTTATGTCTTGCTGATTGCTGTAAATGGAGTAACAGAATGTTTTACATTTGCATCTATGAGTAAAGAAGAAGTGGACAG gTACAACTTTGTCATGCTGGCTTTGTCCCTTATATTTTTGTTCATGTCCTATTTCTTGACGTATTGGCAAGGCAGCATAGGTTTTATTTTGGCAAACTGTTTCAACATGGGGATCCGAATAGCGCACAGCATCCATTACATCtacaaatattttgaaaaaagccCTTATAGGCCTCTAAAAGGTCTTCTCATTTCACGATTGCTTATTGTGGTTTATATCATTAGTGGAGTCGCCACCGGTGTCTCAGAG GTATTCCTGTGCTGTGATAAAGGCTGGATGTCAAGGTTAATTCACATTGCTGTGGGAACAGCCTGCTTTATAGCAACTCTTGCTACTATATTTTTCACAGAAACCAAGCTGATACAGTTTGTCAGAACACACATTTTATCAAGATATTCCAAagaaggaataaaataa
- the RFT1 gene encoding man(5)GlcNAc(2)-PP-dolichol translocation protein RFT1 isoform X2 → MLMLLYSTVVFLAREAFRRACMSGNTRRNWTKTFNLLWLTVPLGVCWSLFLGWVWLDVLEVPDENTVPHYNFGVVAFGLSAVIELLGEPFWVLAHVHLFVKLKVIAESLSIICKCFFTVILVVLYPHWGLYIFSLAQLFYTSILVLCYVIYFMKFLGSPEATKKSFPVSRITSVLPNFGEDEEFVNWKEARLTWSFFKQSFLKQVLTEGERYVMTFLNVLNFGDQGVYDIVNNLGSLAARFIFLPIEESFYVYFAKVLERGKDIKLQKQDDISMAAAVLESLLKLVFLVGLTITVFGYAYSQLALDFYGGSMLSVGSGPSLLRCYSFYVLLIAVNGVTECFTFASMSKEEVDRYNFVMLALSLIFLFMSYFLTYWQGSIGFILANCFNMGIRIAHSIHYIYKYFEKSPYRPLKGLLISRLLIVVYIISGVATGVSEVFLCCDKGWMSRLIHIAVGTACFIATLATIFFTETKLIQFVRTHILSRYSKEGIK, encoded by the exons AT gtTGATGCTGCTTTATTCAACAGTTGTTTTCTTAGCCAGAGAGGCATTTCGCAGAGCTTGCATGAGTGGAAATACCAGGAGAAACTGGACCAAAACATTTAATCTTTTGTGGCTAAC TGTCCCCTTGGGTGTGTGTTGGTCTCTCTTCCTGGGATGGGTCTGGCTAGATGTACTTGAAGTCCCTGATGAAAATACTGTCCCTCACTATAACTTTGGAGTAGTTGCCTTTGGCCTTTCTGCTGTGATTGAACTCCTGGGTGAACCTTTTTGGGTTTTAGCACATGTGCACTTATTTGTAAAACTGAAG GTAATTGCTGAAAGTCTGTCAATCATTTGCAAATGTTTTTTTACGGTTATTCTAGTGGTCCTGTACCCTCATTGGGGGCTATACATTTTTTCTTTGGCTCAG CTTTTCTATACCAGCATTTTGGTGTTATGCTATGTAAtatatttcatgaagtttctgggctCTCCCGAAGCAACTAAAAAATCATTCCCTGTTTCACGGATTACATCTGTTTTACCTAATTTTGGAGAAGATGAA GAATTTGTAAACTGGAAAGAAGCCAGATTGACCTGGAGTTTTTTTAAACAATCATTTCTGAAACAAGTTTTAACAGAGG GTGAGAGATATGTGATGACTTTTCTGAATGTGTTGAATTTTGGAGACCAGG GTGTATATGACATAGTGAATAACCTCGGTTCTCTGGCTGCTAGATTTATATTTTTACCAATAGAGGAGAGTTTTTATGTTTACTTTGCTAAAGTTCTGGAACGAGGGAAAGATATCAAGCTGCAGAAACAG GATGATATTTCCATGGCAGCAGCTGTATTAGAATCATTGCTAAAACTAGTTTTTCTGGTTGGCCTGACTATTACAGTTTTTGGTTATGCGTATTCTCAGTTGGCGCTGGATTTTTACGGAGGCTCCATGCTCAGTGTTGGATCAG GTCCAAGTCTCCTACGTTGTTATAGTTTTTATGTCTTGCTGATTGCTGTAAATGGAGTAACAGAATGTTTTACATTTGCATCTATGAGTAAAGAAGAAGTGGACAG gTACAACTTTGTCATGCTGGCTTTGTCCCTTATATTTTTGTTCATGTCCTATTTCTTGACGTATTGGCAAGGCAGCATAGGTTTTATTTTGGCAAACTGTTTCAACATGGGGATCCGAATAGCGCACAGCATCCATTACATCtacaaatattttgaaaaaagccCTTATAGGCCTCTAAAAGGTCTTCTCATTTCACGATTGCTTATTGTGGTTTATATCATTAGTGGAGTCGCCACCGGTGTCTCAGAG GTATTCCTGTGCTGTGATAAAGGCTGGATGTCAAGGTTAATTCACATTGCTGTGGGAACAGCCTGCTTTATAGCAACTCTTGCTACTATATTTTTCACAGAAACCAAGCTGATACAGTTTGTCAGAACACACATTTTATCAAGATATTCCAAagaaggaataaaataa
- the RFT1 gene encoding man(5)GlcNAc(2)-PP-dolichol translocation protein RFT1 isoform X3, with protein MLLYSTVVFLAREAFRRACMSGNTRRNWTKTFNLLWLTVPLGVCWSLFLGWVWLDVLEVPDENTVPHYNFGVVAFGLSAVIELLGEPFWVLAHVHLFVKLKVIAESLSIICKCFFTVILVVLYPHWGLYIFSLAQLFYTSILVLCYVIYFMKFLGSPEATKKSFPVSRITSVLPNFGEDEEFVNWKEARLTWSFFKQSFLKQVLTEGERYVMTFLNVLNFGDQGVYDIVNNLGSLAARFIFLPIEESFYVYFAKVLERGKDIKLQKQDDISMAAAVLESLLKLVFLVGLTITVFGYAYSQLALDFYGGSMLSVGSGPSLLRCYSFYVLLIAVNGVTECFTFASMSKEEVDRYNFVMLALSLIFLFMSYFLTYWQGSIGFILANCFNMGIRIAHSIHYIYKYFEKSPYRPLKGLLISRLLIVVYIISGVATGVSEVFLCCDKGWMSRLIHIAVGTACFIATLATIFFTETKLIQFVRTHILSRYSKEGIK; from the exons ATGCTGCTTTATTCAACAGTTGTTTTCTTAGCCAGAGAGGCATTTCGCAGAGCTTGCATGAGTGGAAATACCAGGAGAAACTGGACCAAAACATTTAATCTTTTGTGGCTAAC TGTCCCCTTGGGTGTGTGTTGGTCTCTCTTCCTGGGATGGGTCTGGCTAGATGTACTTGAAGTCCCTGATGAAAATACTGTCCCTCACTATAACTTTGGAGTAGTTGCCTTTGGCCTTTCTGCTGTGATTGAACTCCTGGGTGAACCTTTTTGGGTTTTAGCACATGTGCACTTATTTGTAAAACTGAAG GTAATTGCTGAAAGTCTGTCAATCATTTGCAAATGTTTTTTTACGGTTATTCTAGTGGTCCTGTACCCTCATTGGGGGCTATACATTTTTTCTTTGGCTCAG CTTTTCTATACCAGCATTTTGGTGTTATGCTATGTAAtatatttcatgaagtttctgggctCTCCCGAAGCAACTAAAAAATCATTCCCTGTTTCACGGATTACATCTGTTTTACCTAATTTTGGAGAAGATGAA GAATTTGTAAACTGGAAAGAAGCCAGATTGACCTGGAGTTTTTTTAAACAATCATTTCTGAAACAAGTTTTAACAGAGG GTGAGAGATATGTGATGACTTTTCTGAATGTGTTGAATTTTGGAGACCAGG GTGTATATGACATAGTGAATAACCTCGGTTCTCTGGCTGCTAGATTTATATTTTTACCAATAGAGGAGAGTTTTTATGTTTACTTTGCTAAAGTTCTGGAACGAGGGAAAGATATCAAGCTGCAGAAACAG GATGATATTTCCATGGCAGCAGCTGTATTAGAATCATTGCTAAAACTAGTTTTTCTGGTTGGCCTGACTATTACAGTTTTTGGTTATGCGTATTCTCAGTTGGCGCTGGATTTTTACGGAGGCTCCATGCTCAGTGTTGGATCAG GTCCAAGTCTCCTACGTTGTTATAGTTTTTATGTCTTGCTGATTGCTGTAAATGGAGTAACAGAATGTTTTACATTTGCATCTATGAGTAAAGAAGAAGTGGACAG gTACAACTTTGTCATGCTGGCTTTGTCCCTTATATTTTTGTTCATGTCCTATTTCTTGACGTATTGGCAAGGCAGCATAGGTTTTATTTTGGCAAACTGTTTCAACATGGGGATCCGAATAGCGCACAGCATCCATTACATCtacaaatattttgaaaaaagccCTTATAGGCCTCTAAAAGGTCTTCTCATTTCACGATTGCTTATTGTGGTTTATATCATTAGTGGAGTCGCCACCGGTGTCTCAGAG GTATTCCTGTGCTGTGATAAAGGCTGGATGTCAAGGTTAATTCACATTGCTGTGGGAACAGCCTGCTTTATAGCAACTCTTGCTACTATATTTTTCACAGAAACCAAGCTGATACAGTTTGTCAGAACACACATTTTATCAAGATATTCCAAagaaggaataaaataa